One segment of Methanolinea mesophila DNA contains the following:
- a CDS encoding tetratricopeptide repeat protein, with the protein MSGEFHVKNPLILFIFVCILSALCLATAASAAAVTASISTGPATAGNVSSLESEGYAAIATDDWPWLLSIAENGTALDPGNPVFYAMKGYAERKLGDYPAALAADTRSIEIQPNAVRYTNRGITYLALGNYTAALSDGQASVALDPSFSDAYALVALAYLGLDQPAKAQESMDQALALFPDSPSYWHYQGRIALAAGNCTLAISSLERSIALNPSYSLPWPTMANATEDLATAREKCGTTVPATGTTAGKAPLGVAVVILAAAGALLVAGRR; encoded by the coding sequence ATGTCTGGTGAATTCCACGTGAAAAATCCCTTGATTCTCTTCATTTTCGTGTGTATCCTTAGTGCACTCTGTCTGGCCACGGCTGCCTCGGCGGCCGCGGTCACCGCGTCGATCTCCACGGGCCCGGCAACGGCGGGGAACGTATCGTCCCTTGAGTCGGAAGGCTATGCCGCCATTGCGACTGATGACTGGCCATGGCTGCTCTCCATTGCAGAGAACGGCACCGCCCTGGACCCCGGAAACCCGGTCTTCTACGCAATGAAAGGCTACGCCGAACGGAAACTGGGCGATTACCCTGCGGCTCTCGCCGCCGATACGCGCTCGATCGAGATCCAGCCGAACGCCGTCCGGTATACGAACCGGGGCATAACGTACCTCGCCCTCGGGAACTATACCGCGGCACTCTCCGACGGCCAGGCGTCCGTCGCCCTGGACCCGTCCTTCAGTGATGCCTATGCCCTCGTAGCCCTGGCGTACCTCGGGCTGGACCAGCCCGCAAAGGCCCAGGAATCTATGGACCAGGCACTGGCATTATTCCCGGATTCCCCGAGTTACTGGCATTACCAGGGCAGGATCGCCCTTGCAGCCGGGAACTGCACCCTCGCGATCTCGTCGCTGGAACGTTCGATAGCGCTCAATCCCTCGTACAGCCTTCCCTGGCCGACCATGGCGAACGCAACCGAGGATCTGGCGACAGCTCGCGAGAAGTGCGGGACTACGGTCCCCGCGACAGGCACGACCGCGGGTAAAGCTCCGCTGGGAGTGGCCGTCGTCATCCTTGCGGCGGCGGGGGCCCTGCTCGTTGCCGGGAGACGATAA